The Deltaproteobacteria bacterium nucleotide sequence GCTTTCCGGCAGGACACCGTAATAAAGCAAATTGTGATAAATCGAAATTATGAGCCCCCCCACAGCCAGCGGTAGTGCGTAATATTTCATACGGCGGTCGAGCATGATGATGCCCGCACCGATGACGATGACCAGCGGGTACATAGCGATGCGTTGATACCAGCACAAAACGCACGGCGGCAGTTCCATCACCTCGCTGAAGAATAGACTGCCGGCGGTCGCCACAAGCGCGGCGGTCCATGCA carries:
- a CDS encoding disulfide bond formation protein B; this encodes AWTAALVATAGSLFFSEVMELPPCVLCWYQRIAMYPLVIVIGAGIIMLDRRMKYYALPLAVGGLIISIYHNLLYYGVLPESITPCQQGISCTTVQIEWLGFITIPLMALTAFAAVSLCLWLHKAERFEK